The DNA region AGATTCCGTACGGGCACGGGCTCGACGCCTGGCTGGTGGAGTTCGGGCCCGACGTGGTGGTCCTGGAGCCCGCCGAGCTGCGGGCGGACGTCGTGGACCGGCTGCGTGCCGTGGCCAAGGGCTGAGGGGAACGGAAGCGAGCAATGGCCGCGAACGCCATCGACCAGACCAGGCGGATGCTGTCCCTGGTGACCTATCTGCGCGAGCGCCCCGGCGCCCGCGTCGCCGACGTCGCCCGCGCCTTCGGCATCACCCCCGACGAGCTGATCTCCGACCTGGACGTGCTGCCGCTGTGCGGCACCAGCTTCCGCGGCGGCGACCTGCTCGACATCGACACCGACGGGGACCGCATCTGGTGGCGCAACCCCGGCGCCCTCGGCGCGGACACGGCCGAGCCGCTGCGACTCGCCGCCGACGAGGCCACGGCGCTGCTCGTGGCCGCGCGCGCGGTCGCCACGCTGCCCGGCCTGCGCGAGAGCGACCGGCTCGCGCTGCTGCGCGCCACGGCGAAGCTGGAGGAGGCCGCGGGGGAGGCGGCCGGGGCCAGCTCCCGGCTCTCGGTCACCTTCGAGTCCGAGGGCGGCGTCTTCGCCGACGTGGACCGCGCCATCTCCGAGCGCCGCAGACTCTGGATCCGCTACTACTCCCCGGCCCGCGACCAGCTCAGCGAGCGCGAGATCGACCCGATCCGGCTCGTCAGCGTCGGCCACACCTACGTGGAGGCGTGGTGCCGCCGCTCCGAGGCGCGCCGCACCTTCCGGCTCGACCGGGTCGCCGAGATCAAGATCCTGGACGAGCCGTCCGCGCCGCCCGAGGTCGAGCTGCGGGACCTCTCCGCGGGCCTGGTGCAGCCCGCCGCCGAGGACCCCGAGGTCGTGGTCGAGGTCGGCCCCGGCGGCCGCTGGGTCGCCGAGTACTACCCGCACGACAGCGCGGAGGAGCTGCCCGACGGCGGTCTGCGCATCACCCTGCGCACCCCCGACCCGGCCTCGCTGCGCCGGCTCGCCCTGCGCCTGGGCCGGGACGGCCGTATCGTCTCGCCGCAGGACCTGACGGACAGCGCCCGCCGCGCGGCCCAGGAGGCGCTGGCGGCGTACGAAGAGGTGGCCGGAGAACGGAACTGAGGAGAGTTGCGCAGTATGTCACTGATGCCCCTTTCGCCCCAGTCGGTGGCCGCGGTTCTCTTCAAGGCGGCCTGCCCGGACTGTCGCGCCCGCTTCGAACTGTCCGCGGGTGCCCTGCGGTTGGCCATCGGCGCCAGCCGCCGTACGACCTTCTACTCCTTCACTTGTCCCGAGTGCGGCACCGCCGTGCGCAAGCCCGCGGGGGAACGCATCGTCGAGCTGCTCACCGGGGGCGGGGTGCGGACGCTGCGGCTGCACTCGACCGTCTAGGCTCGGCACATGTTCTGGGCGATGCTGGCGGTGGGCTTGGGGTTCTGCGGCCTCGCCGTCCTGGGTGTGTTCGCGGTCAAGGTCTTCGTCGAGGCGCAGCGGCTCGGCCGCCAGGTGTCCGAGACGACGCGGCGGATCAACCGCGCCGCCGAGGACCTGGAGAGAGCCGCGACGGGCGTGGCCCACGCGGGCCGGGACCTCCGCTGAGCGCACGCTGTGGCCCGTCCCCGGGGCGGGGCATGGAGCGGCCTGTCAACTCCCCGTACCCGGCAGGTACGCTGCTGAAGTGGTCCGAAATGTGAGGCGCGGGCCGCAACTGGGAGTATGCACGGGGATTGCCCTGCGTTTACTCCAGGGGGTTACGATCGCTGCCAAGCCCGGTGGTCGGACGACTGTCCGACACCCGGTCCCGAAATCTGACGCCTCGGTGAAGAAGGTAGACAGCTATGGGTAGGCTCGGCCCCACCGAGATCATCCTGATCCTCGTCATCCTGGTCCTGCTCTTCGGTGCGAAGAAGCTCCCGGACATGGCCCGGTCCCTCGGCAAGTCGGCGCGCATCCTCAAGAGCGAGGCCAAGGCCATGAAGTCGGACGGCAAGCAGGACGAGAAGGCCCCGGCCGACCCGCCCGCGCCCGCCGACCAGAGCGCCCCGCAGCAGCAGCCCCGCACCATCCAGGCGGCCCCGGGCGACGTGACCAGCTCCCGTCCGGTCGCCGAGCCGACCGACCGCACGACGCAGCGCTGATCCAAGGCCGGCTGCCACCGCCGGCCTGCCGCACGAGATGAGGACGTGGGTTGCTCAAGTCTGCCCGCAAGAAGGAGAGGGACCCCGAGGGGCGGATGCCCCTCGCGGACCATCTGCGCGAGCTCCGCAACCGGCTCGCGAAGGGGATGCTGGCGATCACGATCGTCGCGATCGTCGCCGCGTTCTACAGCGAGCAACTCATGGAGTTCCTCGCCGACCCCGTGCCCCGCTGCAAGGAGGGCATGCCGACGACCGGCGGTGAGTGCGCCACCGTCGCGTACACGGACCTCCTCTCTCCCTTCACCACGACGGTGAAGGTGTCCCTCATGGCGGGCATCATCGGAGCCAGCCCGATCTGGCTCTACCAGCTCTGGGCCTTCGTCGCGCCCGGACTGCACAAGAACGAGCGCAAGTACACCTACGCCTTCGTGTCCGCCGCCGTGCCGCTGTTCCTCGGCGGCGCCTGGCTCGCGTACGTGATCATGCCCGTCAGCATCCGGGTGCTCCTCGGCATCACGCCCGAGGGCTCCGAGAACATCCTGCCGATGGACAAGATCCTCGACTTCAGCGTCCGGATGGTCCTGGTCTTCGGCGCTTCCTTCGAACTGCCGTTGCTGCTCGTCATGCTCAACATGACCGGCATGGTCACCGGGCGCCGCATGCTCGGCTGGTGGCGCGGCGTCGTCATGGGCGTCTTCGTCTTCGGCGCGGTGGCGACCCCGACGACCGACCCCGTCGGCATGCTCGCGCTCGCCGGGCCCATCGTCGTCCTGTACTTCCTCGCCGTCGGCTTCTCCGTCCTCAACGACAAACGCCGCCGACGCGCCGACCCGGACGCCGACCTCGACGACGACGAGGCCTCCGACCTCGACCTCACCCCCGAACCGATCAACGGGAACGAGCCCGTCCGCGCCGCCAAGGCGCTGCCGGAACAGACCGGCGGCAGCGGCTCCGAGAGCCGCGGGTCCCGGTACAACGGCTACGACGACGTCACCTGACGGCGCGGAAGCCCCCTGACAGCACGGACGACTGGTTGCCGCGGCGGACCGCCTTGTAGGG from Streptomyces flavofungini includes:
- a CDS encoding helix-turn-helix transcriptional regulator, which translates into the protein MAANAIDQTRRMLSLVTYLRERPGARVADVARAFGITPDELISDLDVLPLCGTSFRGGDLLDIDTDGDRIWWRNPGALGADTAEPLRLAADEATALLVAARAVATLPGLRESDRLALLRATAKLEEAAGEAAGASSRLSVTFESEGGVFADVDRAISERRRLWIRYYSPARDQLSEREIDPIRLVSVGHTYVEAWCRRSEARRTFRLDRVAEIKILDEPSAPPEVELRDLSAGLVQPAAEDPEVVVEVGPGGRWVAEYYPHDSAEELPDGGLRITLRTPDPASLRRLALRLGRDGRIVSPQDLTDSARRAAQEALAAYEEVAGERN
- the tatA gene encoding Sec-independent protein translocase subunit TatA — encoded protein: MGRLGPTEIILILVILVLLFGAKKLPDMARSLGKSARILKSEAKAMKSDGKQDEKAPADPPAPADQSAPQQQPRTIQAAPGDVTSSRPVAEPTDRTTQR
- the tatC gene encoding twin-arginine translocase subunit TatC, with amino-acid sequence MPLADHLRELRNRLAKGMLAITIVAIVAAFYSEQLMEFLADPVPRCKEGMPTTGGECATVAYTDLLSPFTTTVKVSLMAGIIGASPIWLYQLWAFVAPGLHKNERKYTYAFVSAAVPLFLGGAWLAYVIMPVSIRVLLGITPEGSENILPMDKILDFSVRMVLVFGASFELPLLLVMLNMTGMVTGRRMLGWWRGVVMGVFVFGAVATPTTDPVGMLALAGPIVVLYFLAVGFSVLNDKRRRRADPDADLDDDEASDLDLTPEPINGNEPVRAAKALPEQTGGSGSESRGSRYNGYDDVT